A region of Anolis sagrei isolate rAnoSag1 chromosome 2, rAnoSag1.mat, whole genome shotgun sequence DNA encodes the following proteins:
- the NAA10 gene encoding N-alpha-acetyltransferase 10 isoform X2, protein MNIRNARPEDLMNMQHCNLLCLPENYQMKYYFYHGLSWPQLSYIAEDENGKIVGYVLAKMEEDPDDVPHGHITSLAVKRSHRRLGLAQKLMDQASRAMIENFNAKYVSLHVRKSNRAALHLYSNTLNFQISEVEPKYYADGEDAYAMKRDLTQMAEESPNKMSAFSS, encoded by the exons ATGAACATCCGGAATGCGCGG CCGGAAGACCTGATGAACATGCAGCACTGCAACCTCCTTTGCTTGCCGGAGAACTATCAGATGAAATACTACTTCTATCACGGACTCTCCTGGCCTCAG CTCTCGTATATTGCCGAGGATGAGAATGGCAAGATTGTGGGATATGTGCTGGCTAAAAT GGAAGAAGACCCTGATGACGTTCCTCATGGACACATTACATCCTTG GCGGTCAAGAGGTCCCACCGACGCCTGGGCTTGGCTCAAAAACTGATGGATCAAGCCTCACGTGCCATGATTGAAAACTTCAATGCCAAGTATGTCTCACTCCATGTGCGCAAGAG CAACCGGGCGGCCCTACATCTTTATTCCAATACTCTCAATTTCCA GATCAGTGAAGTGGAGCCTAAATACTACGCTGATGGGGAAGATGCATACGCTATGAAACGTGACTTGACACAGATGGCGGAGGAG TCACCAAATAAAATGAGCGCCTTTTCTTCGTAG
- the NAA10 gene encoding N-alpha-acetyltransferase 10 isoform X1: protein MNIRNARPEDLMNMQHCNLLCLPENYQMKYYFYHGLSWPQLSYIAEDENGKIVGYVLAKMEEDPDDVPHGHITSLAVKRSHRRLGLAQKLMDQASRAMIENFNAKYVSLHVRKSNRAALHLYSNTLNFQISEVEPKYYADGEDAYAMKRDLTQMAEELRRQVELKEKSKHSVLGSIENKGGDHKANHVGNCCRDDKCPGAVAGGGTGAEDSGDSKDVSEVSEATESTDVKDSSEASDSAS from the exons ATGAACATCCGGAATGCGCGG CCGGAAGACCTGATGAACATGCAGCACTGCAACCTCCTTTGCTTGCCGGAGAACTATCAGATGAAATACTACTTCTATCACGGACTCTCCTGGCCTCAG CTCTCGTATATTGCCGAGGATGAGAATGGCAAGATTGTGGGATATGTGCTGGCTAAAAT GGAAGAAGACCCTGATGACGTTCCTCATGGACACATTACATCCTTG GCGGTCAAGAGGTCCCACCGACGCCTGGGCTTGGCTCAAAAACTGATGGATCAAGCCTCACGTGCCATGATTGAAAACTTCAATGCCAAGTATGTCTCACTCCATGTGCGCAAGAG CAACCGGGCGGCCCTACATCTTTATTCCAATACTCTCAATTTCCA GATCAGTGAAGTGGAGCCTAAATACTACGCTGATGGGGAAGATGCATACGCTATGAAACGTGACTTGACACAGATGGCGGAGGAG CTCCGGCGGCAGGTGGAACTGAAAGAGAAGAGCAAGCACTCTGTTCTGGGTTCCATCGAGAACAAGGGTGGCGACCATAAGGCCAACCACGTGGGCAACTGCTGCCGGGACGACAAATGCCCAGGAGCTGTGGCGGGTGGTGGGACCGGGGCTGAAGACAGCGGGGACAGCAAGGACGTCAGTGAGGTCAGCGAAGCCACAGAGAGCACGGATGTCAAGGACAGCTCAGAAGCATCTGACTCAGCCTCATAG